A section of the bacterium genome encodes:
- a CDS encoding chemotaxis response regulator protein-glutamate methylesterase: MNKKIRVLVVDDSAVVRQILSDLINSDPELEVIAAASDPYFAVQKIKKECPDVITLDVEMPKMDGITFLKKIMSQHPIPVVMVSSLTGDGTDTALQAMRYGAVDIITKPQIGIKGFFEESKIHICDTIKAASHVNLKKLVKVQKIVPKLSADAVIPAITGHAMAKTTEKVIVVGASTGGTEALRVFLQAMPMDSPGIVIVQHMPEKFTKSFAERLDSLCAITVKEAENGNSVLRGHALIAPGNKHMLLKRSGARYYVEVKDGPLVNRHRPSVDVLFRSAARYGGKNVIGVIMTGMGDDGAKGMLEMKEAGAYNFAQNEQSCIVFGMPKEAIAAGGVDKIVSLESIASHVIKRAKS; this comes from the coding sequence ATGAACAAAAAGATAAGAGTATTGGTTGTCGATGATTCAGCAGTAGTACGTCAGATATTGAGTGATCTAATCAATTCCGATCCAGAACTGGAAGTAATTGCTGCTGCATCTGATCCCTATTTTGCTGTGCAAAAAATTAAAAAGGAATGCCCCGATGTAATCACTTTGGATGTGGAAATGCCCAAGATGGACGGCATTACTTTTCTAAAGAAAATTATGTCACAACATCCAATACCAGTCGTTATGGTTTCCAGTCTGACTGGTGATGGTACAGATACTGCACTTCAGGCCATGAGGTATGGAGCTGTAGATATTATTACTAAACCCCAAATTGGTATTAAAGGGTTTTTTGAAGAATCGAAAATACACATTTGCGATACAATAAAGGCAGCTTCCCATGTGAATTTGAAAAAACTTGTAAAAGTACAAAAAATAGTGCCTAAACTCTCGGCTGATGCTGTAATACCAGCGATAACAGGACATGCAATGGCCAAGACAACTGAAAAGGTGATTGTTGTTGGTGCGTCAACAGGTGGAACAGAAGCATTACGTGTCTTTCTACAAGCAATGCCAATGGATTCGCCAGGTATAGTTATAGTTCAGCATATGCCTGAAAAATTCACTAAATCTTTTGCTGAAAGGCTGGACAGCCTTTGTGCCATCACTGTTAAAGAAGCTGAAAACGGCAACAGTGTCCTGCGCGGACACGCCTTGATTGCGCCTGGGAATAAACATATGCTGTTAAAAAGGAGTGGTGCTCGTTACTATGTTGAAGTTAAAGACGGACCGCTAGTGAACCGACACCGCCCCTCAGTTGATGTGCTTTTCAGGTCAGCAGCCAGATATGGCGGAAAGAATGTAATTGGTGTAATTATGACAGGTATGGGTGATGATGGTGCTAAAGGCATGCTGGAGATGAAAGAGGCAGGTGCATATAATTTTGCTCAAAATGAACAATCATGCATTGTTTTTGGTATGCCAAAAGAGGCAATAGCAGCAGGTGGTGTTGATAAAATTGTGTCTCTTGAGTCAATTGCATCCCATGTTATCAAAAGAGCCAAAAGTTAA
- a CDS encoding chemotaxis protein CheW: MNVEGLSKLNQYITFRLDKETYAFDIATVQSVLDFDKITKVPKTPDFMRGVINLRGSVVPIVDMKRKFGMGCIEKTVDTCIIIVEVELDGDFTVLGCLVDSVNEVIDLLPDDIEPAPKIGTRLNTEFITGMGKNEEGFIILLNLNKIFSADELTIVQEAGSSGKSKKKKEKKVEAVAETT, encoded by the coding sequence ATGAATGTTGAAGGGCTTAGTAAACTCAACCAATACATTACGTTCAGGTTGGATAAAGAGACTTATGCCTTTGATATTGCCACAGTACAGTCTGTACTGGATTTTGACAAAATAACAAAAGTGCCTAAAACACCTGACTTTATGCGTGGCGTGATCAACCTGCGTGGTAGTGTTGTACCCATTGTAGACATGAAGAGAAAATTTGGAATGGGTTGTATAGAAAAAACAGTCGACACATGTATAATTATTGTCGAAGTAGAATTAGATGGAGATTTTACTGTTCTTGGCTGTTTAGTAGATTCTGTAAATGAAGTAATAGACCTTCTTCCTGATGATATTGAGCCTGCCCCTAAAATAGGAACACGGCTAAATACGGAATTTATCACTGGAATGGGCAAAAATGAAGAAGGATTTATAATTCTACTTAACCTGAATAAAATCTTTTCTGCTGATGAACTTACTATAGTTCAGGAAGCTGGTAGTTCAGGTAAAAGTAAAAAGAAAAAAGAAAAAAAAGTAGAAGCTGTTGCTGAAACAACTTAA
- a CDS encoding protein-glutamate O-methyltransferase produces MYKAKTTIIRDVVLSENIFKKLGSFIQSECGIKMPPGKRLMVQSRLMKRLRALEISSFEEYWAFIQSTEDKDEVINLINAVSTNKTDFFREPDHFKYLIDTVLPELIKNRPSEIREPFKFWSAGCSTGEEPYTLAMVLSDFAEKNRSFKFKILATDISTKVIEHGRIAIYSKERIDPIPMKMKQKYLLKSKDPANKVVRIIPELRSKVIFRRLNFLDNFRLKEKVEVIFCRNVVIYFDRDIQKKLVEKFYEQLIPGGFLFMGHSETINGLNTKFKTVAPTVYQK; encoded by the coding sequence ATGTATAAAGCCAAAACTACAATAATTAGAGATGTTGTACTTTCTGAAAATATTTTTAAAAAATTAGGAAGTTTTATCCAATCTGAGTGTGGAATTAAAATGCCTCCAGGAAAAAGGTTGATGGTTCAAAGCAGGCTTATGAAGAGACTCCGTGCTCTGGAGATAAGCTCCTTTGAAGAGTACTGGGCATTTATTCAGAGTACAGAAGATAAAGATGAAGTTATAAACCTAATAAATGCTGTTTCTACCAACAAAACAGATTTCTTTAGAGAACCAGACCATTTTAAATATCTGATTGACACCGTCCTCCCAGAGCTCATTAAAAACCGGCCATCAGAAATACGGGAGCCTTTTAAATTCTGGAGTGCAGGCTGTTCTACAGGGGAAGAACCCTACACTTTGGCAATGGTACTAAGTGATTTTGCAGAAAAAAACAGAAGTTTTAAATTTAAAATACTTGCTACAGACATATCAACTAAAGTAATAGAACATGGTCGTATTGCCATATACAGTAAAGAACGAATAGACCCAATACCAATGAAGATGAAACAGAAGTATTTGTTAAAAAGTAAAGACCCGGCAAATAAAGTTGTACGTATAATTCCAGAGTTAAGGTCAAAAGTGATATTCCGGAGACTAAACTTTCTTGATAATTTTCGACTAAAAGAAAAAGTTGAAGTTATTTTTTGCAGGAATGTAGTAATCTATTTTGATAGAGATATACAAAAAAAATTGGTTGAGAAATTTTATGAACAGCTTATCCCTGGTGGTTTTCTCTTTATGGGGCATTCTGAAACAATAAATGGTCTTAACACCAAGTTTAAAACTGTTGCTCCAACTGTTTATCAAAAATAA
- a CDS encoding chemotaxis protein CheD: MPLIKEHYLYGGAIFADPHPYIVSTVLGSCVAVCLYDPVNRMGGINHYQLDLWNGTGLASPKFGNIAIQKLFEKMLKMGSRQSDLQAKIFGGASVIGNTQNLFQIGERNCEIAFSMLKELNIPIIASDVGGNQGRKIKFNTETGIVLMKKIKK, encoded by the coding sequence ATGCCTTTAATTAAAGAACATTATCTTTATGGGGGGGCAATTTTTGCTGATCCACATCCTTATATTGTATCAACTGTATTGGGATCCTGTGTGGCTGTGTGCCTCTACGACCCAGTAAACCGAATGGGTGGTATTAACCATTATCAGCTTGATTTGTGGAATGGTACAGGGCTTGCATCACCAAAGTTTGGAAATATTGCTATTCAAAAACTTTTTGAAAAAATGTTAAAAATGGGATCAAGACAGTCTGATCTTCAAGCTAAAATATTTGGAGGTGCTTCTGTAATTGGCAACACCCAAAATTTATTTCAAATTGGAGAGAGAAATTGTGAAATTGCATTCAGTATGTTGAAAGAACTAAATATTCCTATAATTGCTTCTGATGTTGGTGGTAATCAAGGTCGGAAAATAAAATTCAACACCGAAACGGGTATTGTACTTATGAAAAAAATTAAAAAATAA
- a CDS encoding HAMP domain-containing histidine kinase, producing MQHISDNDLLQELNRRFEENNRTIAKLNEVKEKLLIMNQKLADSEALKGNFLSNIRNEINNPLTAILGMAQYLMGNNEIDTKTVSEMSRMIYAEAFDLDFQLRTIFAAAEIEAGEAYLHISKVNITELILRTVQSFKHIALKKQVEIKCDINLPEQQGQPFLFTTDSEKIHLIFSNLLSNAIEYGQTSDKIDIKVWLQNNNLTISVKDYGIGINKADHEKIFDRFVQLDQGITKAHKGHGLGLSVVKNTIDFLEGTLTLESEKNKGCHFLVSIPEAQALDSDEGFSLDANEELF from the coding sequence ATGCAACATATTAGTGATAATGACTTACTTCAGGAGTTAAACCGGAGATTTGAGGAAAACAACAGAACAATTGCTAAACTGAATGAAGTAAAAGAAAAACTCCTGATTATGAACCAAAAATTGGCCGATTCAGAAGCATTAAAGGGTAATTTTCTTTCCAATATAAGAAATGAAATTAATAATCCTCTTACTGCAATTCTGGGTATGGCCCAATATCTCATGGGAAACAATGAAATTGATACTAAAACTGTAAGTGAGATGAGCAGGATGATCTATGCTGAAGCATTTGACCTGGATTTTCAATTAAGAACAATATTTGCTGCTGCGGAGATAGAGGCTGGAGAGGCCTATCTTCACATTTCCAAAGTAAATATTACAGAGCTGATTTTAAGAACTGTTCAAAGTTTTAAACATATTGCTTTAAAAAAGCAAGTGGAAATAAAGTGTGATATTAATTTACCTGAGCAACAAGGGCAGCCATTTTTATTTACAACAGATTCTGAAAAAATACATTTGATATTTTCAAATCTTTTAAGCAATGCCATTGAGTATGGACAAACAAGTGATAAAATAGACATCAAGGTCTGGCTGCAGAACAACAATCTTACTATTTCTGTTAAGGATTACGGAATAGGTATTAACAAAGCAGACCATGAAAAGATTTTTGACCGCTTTGTGCAGCTCGATCAGGGAATAACCAAAGCACACAAAGGGCACGGCTTGGGGTTGTCAGTTGTAAAAAATACAATTGATTTTTTAGAAGGCACTTTAACTCTGGAAAGTGAAAAAAATAAAGGATGTCATTTCCTTGTTTCCATTCCAGAAGCTCAAGCTTTAGATAGCGATGAGGGTTTTTCCCTGGATGCTAATGAAGAATTATTTTAA
- a CDS encoding histone deacetylase family protein has translation MQIVFHENFKHSDYASNSASIPDRMESIIEALKEEKQYKIITPEPASYQDISLAHSRDYIEEIKKKSKLFNMASLSAGGALLAAKIALKDQPAFACIRPPGHHASKDSAWGYCVFCNIGIALLKLKEDGFINSAFLLDFDAHTGDGNINVLSGWKEAKILNPYADNNKDYLKIIEETTADIQHVDIVAVSAGFDSYEKDVGKKLTTFDFYQIGRILNKFTKRMGHKRRFAILEGGYYLPDLGRNVLAFCQGFELSGLKL, from the coding sequence ATGCAAATTGTTTTTCATGAAAATTTTAAACATTCTGATTATGCTTCAAATAGCGCTTCAATACCGGATCGTATGGAAAGTATTATAGAAGCTTTAAAAGAAGAAAAACAGTATAAAATTATAACTCCCGAACCAGCTTCTTATCAGGATATATCACTAGCTCATTCACGGGATTATATTGAAGAAATCAAAAAGAAATCGAAGCTATTTAACATGGCCTCTCTATCTGCAGGCGGTGCATTACTAGCAGCTAAGATTGCTCTTAAAGATCAACCCGCATTTGCCTGCATACGGCCGCCGGGTCATCATGCCTCAAAAGATTCCGCATGGGGTTATTGTGTGTTCTGCAATATAGGCATAGCGCTTTTGAAATTGAAAGAAGATGGATTTATTAACAGCGCATTCCTGCTGGATTTTGATGCTCATACCGGAGATGGAAATATTAATGTGCTTTCAGGTTGGAAGGAGGCAAAAATTCTGAATCCGTATGCTGATAACAATAAAGACTATCTGAAAATTATTGAAGAAACTACTGCTGATATTCAGCATGTTGATATTGTTGCAGTTTCTGCCGGCTTCGATTCTTATGAAAAAGATGTGGGAAAAAAATTGACAACTTTTGATTTTTATCAGATCGGCAGAATTTTAAATAAATTCACAAAAAGAATGGGCCATAAACGGCGCTTTGCCATATTAGAGGGTGGATATTATCTACCGGACCTCGGTAGAAATGTATTGGCATTCTGCCAGGGGTTCGAATTATCCGGATTAAAATTATAA